A single Montipora foliosa isolate CH-2021 chromosome 7, ASM3666993v2, whole genome shotgun sequence DNA region contains:
- the LOC138010552 gene encoding galanin receptor type 1-like, producing the protein MEANNTTSVEESYGMQQEQIEFRIAKITLYVLIFVVGCVGNSLVAVVIVGAKEMRTPPNFLILNLALCDFLTPALSIPFDLALEESNYRWLFGNAMCKLLWPLQTAFSTSSSLTLAVISIERYTTLSRPFGRRITNRQVIKLVLTIHTLSMSLAVPYLLVLESDYLESSCVEVWPNVGFRQAYTIVLFLCGYALPLFTMSIAYMLIYRTLRSNLLQLTESTRPLNRRQRKLSDTLLSSKNMEQHRKEQNIRLAKMFIIVVVVFAISMFPNQVLWLWVDFGNGKDNVFFHYYSVVGRLSTYANSVLNPFIYALKSKEFRSGFAKIGRASFVHPLRKISYETRRITRKYSRTSAGFNRQTDCRVGGPVKVTSLEEAGEQTQKSEDCQRSCKSENRISVSHFDTWLQEVVKSATFHCLLEEMDETVC; encoded by the coding sequence ATGGAAGCAAATAACACCACCAGCGTCGAAGAAAGCTATGGAATGCAACAAGAACAAATCGAGTTCCGAATTGCAAAGATCACCCTTTACGTCTTGATCTTCGTCGTCGGTTGTGTTGGAAACAGTTTGGTTGCTGTTGTTATCGTGGGGGCCAAAGAGATGAGGACACCTCCCAATTTTCTTATCCTCAACCTTGCACTGTGTGACTTCCTAACGCCAGCTTTGAGCATTCCCTTTGATCTGGCCCTGGAAGAAAGCAATTATAGATGGCTCTTTGGAAATGCGATGTGTAAACTCTTATGGCCATTACAGACAGCTTTTTCAACGTCATCGTCCCTGACTCTCGCAGTTATTAGTATTGAAAGATACACGACTCTTTCAAGACCCTTTGGAAGACGCATCACCAATCGGCAAGTCATTAAACTGGTGTTGACGATACACACTCTTTCCATGAGCTTAGCTGTTCCTTACTTACTGGTTCTCGAATCCGACTATCTCGAAAGTTCTTGCGTCGAGGTTTGGCCTAATGTCGGTTTTAGACAAGCATACACCATTGTGCTCTTTCTGTGTGGGTATGCTCTACCTTTATTTACAATGTCCATAGCCTACATGTTGATTTATCGTACTTTGCGTTCGAATCTGTTGCAACTTACTGAATCCACGCGACCACTTAATCGGCGGCAGAGAAAACTCTCGGACactttgttaagctcgaaaaatATGGAACAGCACAGGAAGGAGCAGAACATACGCTTGGCAAAAATGTTTATAATTGTTGTCGTCGTGTTTGCCATCAGCATGTTTCCGAATCAAGTCCTGTGGCTGTGGGTCGATTTTGGAAATGGGAAGGACAACGTTTTTTTTCATTACTATTCAGTCGTGGGTCGGCTGAGTACTTATGCTAATAGCGTCTTAAACCCATTTATCTATGCCTTGAAAAGCAAAGAGTTCAGATCTGGATTCGCGAAGATTGGCCGCGCAAGTTTTGTGCATCCTTTGCGGAAGATAAGCTATGAGACAAGAAGAATTACACGAAAATACAGTCGTACGAGCGCCGGGTTCAATCGCCAAACAGATTGCAGGGTTGGTGGTCCTGTGAAAGTTACTTCGTTGGAGGAAGCCGGAGAACAAACACAAAAAAGCGAAGATTGTCAGCGTAGTTGTAAATCAGAAAATCGGATCAGCGTTTCTCACTTTGACACTTGGCTTCAAGAAGTAGTAAAAAGTGCAACTTTTCATTGTCTTCTCGAAGAAATGGACGAAACCGTTTGTTAG
- the LOC138010510 gene encoding galanin receptor type 1-like has translation MEFNRSHNISEETSQDLSMDYMGLRVAKITFYAIIFLLSFVGNSLVAAIILGARDMRSPPNFLILNLALCDLIIPTVDIPFDLALEESKYIWRFGKALCKIIWPLETAFTISSSLTLAVISLERLKAISHPFTKRLQMRHVFVAITVIYTFSVSLCIPYLIALNYEDNQRSCDESWPNYGSRQAYTIVLCLCEYVFPLTIMVVAYVFIYRSLRSNFSSLLQSNSVHETQLHEDKAQSSTIKKGRVEYMRKEQNTRLARMFVIVVIVFAISTLPNQALWLWVDFGNGNSHKSFRYISVACRLCTYANSVLNPFIYALKSKDFRSGFNRIGRAGIHPFRKINSGTRKFANKINKSASDNQRSVQEHMAPQLFPLQHNQHYEMDELKIISEGEARIPRRNQKTNHIIHEDMSIDSRIPDIPLYANLLKELRETDS, from the coding sequence ATGGAGTTCAACCGCAGCCACAATATCAGTGAAGAAACGAGTCAAGATTTGAGTATGGATTACATGGGATTAAGAGTCGCAAAAATTACCTTTTATGCCATCATTTTTCTTCTAAGTTTTGTTGGAAACAGTTTAGTCGCTGCCATTATCCTTGGAGCTCGAGACATGCGCTCTCCACCGAATTTCCTTATTCTGAACCTGGCTTTGTGTGATTTGATAATACCAACTGTGGATATTCCATTCGATCTTGCACTGGAAGAAAGCAAGTACATTTGGCGTTTTGGAAAGGCTTTGTGTAAAATTATATGGCCGTTGGAAACAGCTTTCACAATATCTTCATCCTTGACCCTCGCTGTTATAAGTTTAGAACGATTGAAGGCAATTTCACACCCTTTTACTAAACGCTTACAGATGCGCCATGTTTTTGTGGCCATAACAGTGATTTACACTTTTTCAGTGAGCTTATGTATACCGTATTTGATTGCTTTAAACTACGAAGACAATCAACGATCCTGCGACGAAAGTTGGCCTAATTATGGGTCTAGGCAGGCTTACACGATTGTTCTTTGTTTATGTGAATACGTCTTTCCATTGACAATAATGGTGGTAGCATACGTGTTCATTTATCGAAGTTTGCGCTCGAATTTTTCGAGCCTTCTTCAAAGTAATTCGGTTCACGAAACACAGCTTCACGAGGACAAAGCTCAGTCATCAACGATCAAGAAGGGTAGAGTGGAATACATGCGAAAGGAACAGAACACACGTTTAGCAAGAATGTTCGTCATTGTCGTAATCGTATTTGCAATCAGCACGCTTCCGAATCAAGCCCTTTGGCTTTGGGTGGACTTTGGAAATGGCAATAGTCACAAAAGTTTCCGTTACATTTCTGTTGCGTGTCGGCTTTGCACTTACGCTAACAGCGTTTTAAATCCTTTCATATACGCTCtaaaaagcaaagatttcagaTCTGGGTTCAATAGGATTGGCCGCGCAGGGATACATCCCTTCAGAAAGATAAACAGTGGAACACGAAAATTTGCAAATAAGATAAACAAGAGCGCTTCGGACAATCAGCGGTCAGTACAGGAACATATGGCACCGCAGTTGTTCCCTCTACAGCACAACCAACATTACGAAATGGATGAATTAAAAATCATTAGCGAGGGCGAGGCTCGCATACCTCGGAGAAATCAGAAAACGAATCATATTATCCACGAGGACATGTCAATAGATTCAAGAATTCCAGATATACCCTTGTACGCAAACTTACTGAAGGAGCTTCGAGAAACAGATTCTTGA